The Lates calcarifer isolate ASB-BC8 linkage group LG11, TLL_Latcal_v3, whole genome shotgun sequence genomic sequence AAGTCCCCAAGCCTGTGAAGGTGATTGAGCTTGACAGAGGAGGATGTGTATTTGTGATGGAGCATCTGGACATGAGAAGTCTTAGCAAGTAAGAGCACTCTCATAAAATTTGTTTAGTACTGTATCTGTATCATTACCACTGTAAATAGTGTAGACTGGATGGCAATGTGAAAATATAGCAGACTGTAggtatatttgtttattttaaaaaaatgaaatcctTTATCTACTGTTTTCCAATGTGTAGGCATTCAAAACACCTTGGAGAGCAGCTGGCTGATCTGCATCTTCACAACAAGAGACAGTtggaaaaattaaataaagagcAGCAGACCGTAGGTAATTCACCTTAACAACACTTCAGTATATACAAATATAGACAATGCACAAAAATCTTTTATCCTCTTGTACTGTATAACTTGATCTGTGGTACACAGGAAAAGGAGCTGGGCAGTCAGAGGTGGCTGTTGTTGACAAATTTGGCTTTAGTGTAACTACATGCTGTGGATATCTACCACAGGTAAAAATATACATTGTATCTGTGTAGTAAACTTGACTATTTTGTAGTCTCTACAATGTATTAAATATGTTGTGCATATGTATGGTCTTTAAATTCACCcttgttccttctctttttccttaTCTTCCCAGAACAATGAGTGGCAGGATGACTGGGTGACATTTTACTCCCAGCAGAGGCTGCAGCACCAGATTGGCATGGCAGAGAAATCTTATGGAGACAGGGAGGCCAGAGAACTATGGGCCAAGTTACAGGTGCACCATTACTTTGACCCCCAACAGACACAAATCTTTACATGTCTTTATGATTGTGTCAATAACCTGACAATCCAACTTACATATTGTGTATGTTATTTACAGCTAAAGATCCCTCAGTTTTTCACAGATGTGGAGGTTGTCCCTGCTCTCCTCCATGGAGATTTATGGGGAGGTAACGTGGCAGAGTGTGCAGAAGGCCCTGTCATCTTTGACCCTGCTTCCTTCTATGGCCATTCAGAGTTTGAACTGGGTATTGCTGGGATGTTTGGTGGCTTCAACAGCTCTTTTTACTCTGCTTACCATGAAAAGATTCCTAAAGCACCAGGCTTTGCAAAGAGAAACCAGCTTTACCAACTCTTCCACTACCTGAATCACTGGAACCACTTTGGTGGTGGCTACAGAGGCTCTTCACTAAGGATTATGAAGGACCTACTGAAGTAACTGCACTCACAGTCACTTATAGAAATGTCTTAAATGCAAGAGAAGTATTATGTATATATTGACAGATGCTAATTTGACCAAAACTAGTGTGGCTGATTGTTGAAGAGactaaatgtaacattttaacagtgtaatgtctgttatactgtgtaaaaaatacagaatcaaaataacaaaatcaagTCTGCTTAGACTGCTTCAACCTACATAAACCTGCTTTCAAAATTAGAAAAACAGAATCTATATCTTCCAGTTAATGTCTTTAATTGTGCAATTTAACAAAGATGTAAAATTAAATAGTGTTTTTTAGAATTCTGTATTTTCTACACTGACTCGTGTGTAGCTTACCTACAATCTAACATAAATCTTAACATGCAATTTTCAGTAAGAGAATCCAGGGCCAACTATACACCAGAACACTCAGCTCTGGACCAACTTAAAATccctgatttttattttctgcaagtGGGAGAGCAAgcaatgtgttttgtgttttaagttggtctaaaaactattttttttgtTACGCTGTAGAACCTTTCTTATTTTTTGATCCTTTTGCATTAGCTGTGTTTGACCAGCACTTTACTGAATTATACTGCTGTGCAAAGAACATTTGATTTTTCCAAGTGAATGCAACACTTATACTTCATCTACTTTATAATAGCCTGACTGTTGATGTCATGCAGACTGACACCCTACTTACACATGCAAAATGTTGCTGTTTAGTGAAAGTCCAGTTGCTGTTTGAAATATTTGCCATCCACTGCATTAATCAGCAATAAATCCTGGGATGATCCAAGGTGTTTGTCCTGAcctcctgtatgtgtgtgtgtgtgtgtgtgtgtgtgtgtgtgtgtgtgtatatatatatatatatatatatatatatacacaacagaCTATATATATACAACAGACAATTCAGTGCTAAAACATcaatcaaagaaagaaaatttaatgaaaaataacacacaaatgggcaaaaaaaaaaaaaaaaacgtgttgaaatgaaattcatGTTTCTTATGCATGGTAATAAATGATTGGTAaatttttctaaaaatgaattATGATATTATTTACAACATTTACTACTAATGAATTTTGCTTATTCACAGCAATAGAACCACTTCCGGTAATATACTGGCACTTCTCTCTTGCCGTACTGGGGCGGAGTGTCGACGGCACTTTTGCGGGAGCATCACAACAGAGGGAAGGAATAGTGCCACATTTTTGTCCGTGTACAGTCATTTCTCAAGTTTATACTGTCTAGACTAATTACGTGCTGTTGCTTTATGTTTATTAAGTACCATTTTTTTCCAGTCAGTGTAATTTTCACCCACACTCATTCCTTTTGCTAAtactagctagctaactgcGCCACAACTTATAACAACAGACGCCAACGTTAGCCTCCACAAAAAGAGACTCTTTGTGGGTAAAGGTCTTTAAAAATGGCCCTATCGGACGCAGACAATGGCGAAGGAGGAGAGTCCGACGCTATTGTTACAGCTTGTGTCTTGGGCGGCTTCAGTGAGAGCAGCGAGACCAGAGTTCTCATCTCCAGCCTGCCGGAGGTCCACGGGGACACGGTGACAAGCGAATCCACCACACAGAGGTTCCTGGGTGAGACAGTCCTCCACAGAGTCAGTcctgaaataaacacatttggATCGTTAATAACTCATCACATCCTGCCCATTTCCTCCCACAGTGATAATGAACAGATATCAAGAGCAGCCTCATCTGCTGGACCCACATCTAGGTACATTTGAATATGCATGactctgttttcagtttgtattaGTACTGTTGATTCATTTGGagaatgtatatatatataattaaaataccCACactcttattttcatttttttcaattttgtgTTAGAATGGATGTTGAACATGATACTGGATTTTATAAGGAGTGAAAAGTCTCCCCCCTCACTGGTTCATCTGTGCTTCAAGTTTCTCTACATCATCTGTAAGGTCAGAAAAACAGTTCTTTAGCTTGCCAAATCAGTGAAAATCCATTAGACTGCACTGCACCCAGTATAACTGGGAGCACTCATTCTACTTGCACAGCAAGGCAATCCAGCTATTTCAGTAATCATGCTTGGTGATACAGGCCTCAGggtgtttgtatttatttatttatttatcatttcctGGCCAGGTGAGAGGCTATAAAATCTTCATGCAGCTTTTCCCTCATGAGGTAGCTGATGTCGAGCCAGTTCTGGACCTGATGTCCAGACAGGATCCCAAAGACTCCGAGGTGAGACTGGCATTACTTTGTATGGATGATAGTCCTTCACAGCAATCACATCTCTTGTGCATTTTACTCCTACAATATATTCTCTTTGTTGTTAGCTTTACTGGCTGCATGTTTTACCATGTGCTCATTCCAGACTTGGGAAACTCGCTAcatgctgttgttgtggttgtcCATGACCTGCCTCATACCCTTTGACCTTTCTCGCCTGGATGGTCATCTGGAATCAGAAGGTGGCAAGGCCAGAGAGCCCACTATGGACCGTATTCTAGCTATTGCAAAGGCAAGTTAAGTAAATGACACAATGTTGATTTTGTTATGGTGTTTTGTGTTGGAAAGATTGGTCTGTATGTCTAGGTCTTGCTCCCCATAACGTGTGGCCTTTGGTAACAGGATTTGTGGATCCTCAAAAATATCTTAAACTGTCTAAAAGTTTGTCAGCTCTAAATCTGTGGCAGTTACAGCACAGAGTAACTCATAACAAAGCACCCTTTGCTGAGAGTCAGTGATATATCCATAattacagcaaaaaataaaactcaaacgTAAGACACAAATCATCAGTATGCCTCCCTATCAAAACTGAGGTAACCATAGAGAAATTTGTGCCAGTGCCATAATGTCTGAACTAATTTTTATTATCCTggataatgtttgtttatttacagtattacTTCGAGTTTTAAGTATCTGATGGTGTTCAACAGCCGTGGTATCATACAGTAtgaatgacagtgtttttgcttgtttgcagTCTTATCTAGTCGTCAGTGATAGTCCCCGGGATGCTGCATCTGTACTGGTATCAAAGTAAGTGCTCAAACAGATAATTACATGgtgttttaatttttgtttccaAAAATTGTAAGTTTCACAGTTTGAAACAGTGGAACAAAGATACCATTTAAAAAGATTCAGTATTTTACTAAAATGATCTGCATAagaaaaagtcaataaaacattAGCGCCCACGCAGGATGTTGATAGGCAGGTATGCACACGTATGAGCTCAATTTTAGTTATTCTGTTGATCAAATAAATACCATCTAAAAGTCATCAACAACTAATTTCTTACACACTGTATGGTGATGGACATAGGGTgtgcctttaaaagaaaataatgaaagaaatgaatgtgtgCTATCAACCATCTTGCACTTGCCTGTGCACTTAATAGAATATTCGATAGAAGAGGTTCGCAGATccttaaaaagtcttaaaagttaattttaaaaatagaatgCTTTTTAATCTTAAAAAGCATCATTTTTTTCAACAGCTGTATATGAAGTGTGCTGTAAATATCCACACCTGTAACTAATTAATTGGGCATTTATTCTTTCAGAGGGAAAGtgaaacagataaataatgttATTAATCATCcacctttgtgttttgttgtgctCAATGTTTGCAGTGGCCATTAAAGTGCATAAactcaaatgttttctttaaaggAAAACTGGACAAATCAGCATTATTATCTCTGTATTTTAACTATTAAACTTGTTGCACACATCAAGACTAAACTACTGTATGTCTTTAATGTCAAGATTGTATCAATCATGGACGCAAACATCAAGAACATATTGCAGACACAAACCATGTGAAGTTATTAACTGTAATTACTTTTCTAACCAATAGAGGGCAAGGTTGTTCTTGGAATGTCTTCACTGGTGTCTGCGTCTGTTTGTCTGGATGAAaccttttatttctctctggtCTCCTTTTACATGACTGCACAGGTTCATGACACGCCCTGATGTGAAACAGAAGCGCCTCGGAGACTTTTTGGACTGGAGCCTCACCACTATATCCCAGACCAATGACCAGTCAATGAGAGACATTATGGTGCTGGATGGTGCCCTGCAGTCTCTGgtaaacacaaatatataatGTGATCGTACTCAGTTGGTTTTGCATGCACGCCTCTCTGTTTGCAGCCCAGTGTTAATCTGTGTGCAcggttgaattaaaaaaaaactgcagaggGTAGTTTACAAGAGCTGACATGACTAGTATGTTTCACCCATTACCTCATGTGGTTTTGACAGGTGTGTTATGCACCTGCTGCCTGTGTGGGATCTACTGCTTCGAGTGACTTATGCCAGTTTAATCCACAGCTTTAAGAAACGGTTCCTcagcaaataaaaacagggTTGAGAGTACTTTGTTCCAATTAAGTTTCCTTTTCCAGTCTCTCACATTACACCTGTTCTCACCATAAATCTTCAACAGTGGTAGAGGGTGTTTTCAAATCACTCACTGTCAGCTGAGGTAATGAATTGCAGCCCTCAAGCAAGTACATTACATTCATATCATTGGCACATGAACTTGTGCAACATGTTTATAAAGCGTCCTTTTGTACTTGATGTACTTAATGTCTTATTAAGTTAACCTGGCTCCAGCCTGTTTGGTGCTGAGGGTATTCAAAACTAGTTCTGTGTGTTTAGTCAGCAAGTCTACAGGACCCATACTTGCATGGTTTTCTTATGTAAATTGAGGCTAAagtgatgcaaaaaaaaaaaatcaagattgatggacaaaaacatttttagttaGTTAGTGAAATActatttcaaaatgtgtgacGCCTTCCTAGATGTTACTGCTATCACATGTCCTCTGCAGTATGTTATACTAATTTGGTTGTCTAATTTGTGTCCCCTAGGCAAAGCTTTTCAAACATGGAAAACGAGATGACCTCCTACAGTATGGTAGATTCCCCCTTTTCCCTGTTTGATCTATCAGCAGTAAAGTAATGAATGAAGATTAAATTAATTTGACAGATCATTAATCAGTCAATTAATCAGACTgattaattttaatattatagGAAGAAACACTTTGTGACCTTGTTATGTCAGTATCATTTTCATTGTATGTGGGCTTCAACTTTGTGGGCTCTGCGAATTGTGGACTTCTCACAGgctataataatataatttaatatgaTCTATTAAAAATCGCAGTAGCATGGTTGCATAGTTAAGATGACAGTTTCAGAATCTCTTCAACTGGAGTTATTGGAgcatgttattattatattcataGCCTTCACTTAGTTGTTTTTCCCTATGGTAACAGAAGTATTTGTTTTCCCAAATCTTTTATCTAAATGTCCTGCACAAGAGGCGAGATATTTGAATGCATCAGATGATATTTCCCCAGTGTAATAACAGAACCTTCCAGTCAATGAAAATGATCCATGAGTTTCTTTGACAAGTTATCCAACACACATTTCTGGCTACATATGGCAATTTCTGTAGAGACAGTCCAGTGTGAACCTCAACCATGGCAGTTAGGATTATTTGTTTTTGGCTTACCTGTGATCTGCAGATGCCCTgtatgtaaacattttaatttccagCCAAAAGACATTTACAAACTTGCAAGATAAGATGCCTTTCTTAACCTATCACCAgaaatctaaaaaaagaaaaacccaccTGTATACCTTTATACTGTGCATATTCCTATTTgtattaattaatcaatttattGTTGTGATTACATTCTAATATTTCAGCCTAAAATAATTCCATCTATATGTGTTTTGCAGCCCCTACAATTCTGCAGTGTCTGGAGCAGAAACGTCTGTCAGAGAGCAGTCAGGCCATGCTGAGGAAGCTTGGTGTCAAACTAATCCAGAGGCTGGGCCTCACCTTCCTGAAACCACGTTTGGCTGCTTGGAGGTCAGACATTAATACCAATAAATGAATTGATTGTGTCTTTATATAATACTTAACTTTGTCACtaaaaacatctgtatttttCAATGTGAAAAACCTTGTCAGTACTAAAATTAAGCAATTCCCTCAACCAACTGTGGCTCCCCATTCAGTTGGGAGTGCTTTATATCAATGAGTAATGTCAAATGTGTcacaacacattttattgtcattaacGGGATGTGTTTGGATCAAGTAGGAGCACAGAGCTCATTGTCTTAAAAGGCATATGTGCTTGTTTTTTCAGGTACCAGAGAGGCAGCCGCTCCCTGGCAGCAAACCTCTCCATGTCCCAGTCTGCCTCTACTACTGATGCTGTGAGTCCTGATGT encodes the following:
- the fn3krp gene encoding ketosamine-3-kinase, which translates into the protein MEAKLKKELGTTMLKSTGHSGGGCISEGQSYDTDTGRVFVKINHKSEAKLMFDGEMASLEAILKTDTVKVPKPVKVIELDRGGCVFVMEHLDMRSLSKHSKHLGEQLADLHLHNKRQLEKLNKEQQTVGKGAGQSEVAVVDKFGFSVTTCCGYLPQNNEWQDDWVTFYSQQRLQHQIGMAEKSYGDREARELWAKLQLKIPQFFTDVEVVPALLHGDLWGGNVAECAEGPVIFDPASFYGHSEFELGIAGMFGGFNSSFYSAYHEKIPKAPGFAKRNQLYQLFHYLNHWNHFGGGYRGSSLRIMKDLLK